Proteins from a genomic interval of Marmoricola sp. OAE513:
- a CDS encoding Trm112 family protein — MNLDPKLLDLIVCPACHAGLAVDDAANELTCTGCGLAYPVRDDIPVLLVDEARRPS; from the coding sequence ATGAACCTCGACCCGAAGCTGCTCGACCTGATCGTCTGCCCGGCCTGCCACGCCGGCCTGGCCGTCGACGACGCCGCGAACGAGCTGACCTGCACCGGCTGCGGGCTGGCCTACCCGGTCCGCGACGACATCCCGGTGCTCCTGGTCGACGAAGCCCGACGGCCCTCCTGA
- a CDS encoding metallopeptidase family protein, with protein sequence MPETSESPDAAEPIAVAISGAVTGPGRPARTRRRDRHDRGMRGPAFGTSPLVPGGVPAAQTRSERFDDIALRVMRAVASRWVEQLGDVELAVEEVPIIGQNWAAGSVPLATYVDRKGAAAPRLVLFRRPLEHRAEGAFELEALLLTVVVEQFAEVLGLPAEDVHPGYEAP encoded by the coding sequence GTGCCAGAAACCTCAGAGTCGCCCGACGCCGCCGAGCCGATCGCGGTGGCGATCTCCGGCGCCGTCACCGGTCCGGGCCGGCCGGCCCGGACCCGGCGACGCGACCGGCACGACCGCGGCATGCGCGGTCCCGCTTTCGGTACCAGTCCGCTGGTGCCCGGGGGCGTCCCGGCGGCGCAGACCCGGTCCGAACGGTTCGACGACATCGCTCTGCGGGTGATGCGTGCGGTCGCCTCCCGCTGGGTCGAGCAGCTCGGCGACGTCGAGCTGGCGGTCGAGGAGGTCCCGATCATCGGGCAGAACTGGGCCGCAGGCAGCGTGCCGCTGGCGACCTACGTCGACCGCAAGGGCGCCGCCGCACCCCGGCTGGTGCTGTTCCGACGGCCGCTGGAGCACCGCGCCGAAGGTGCCTTCGAGCTGGAGGCGCTGCTGCTGACGGTCGTGGTCGAGCAGTTCGCCGAGGTCCTCGGCCTGCCGGCCGAGGACGTGCACCCGGGGTACGAGGCTCCCTGA
- a CDS encoding DUF3499 family protein: MSLSRRCSRTACGRPAATTLTYVYADQTAVLGPLATYAEPHAYDLCVEHSERLSAPRGWEVLRLVHDDPHAHSSDDLLALADAVREAAQPRPVAVSREPFEMQEGTRRGHLRSLRPTHD, from the coding sequence GTGAGTCTGAGCCGCCGCTGTTCGCGCACCGCGTGTGGTCGCCCTGCGGCGACCACCCTCACCTACGTGTACGCCGACCAGACCGCTGTGCTCGGCCCGCTCGCGACGTACGCCGAGCCGCACGCCTACGACCTGTGCGTCGAGCACAGCGAGCGCCTCAGCGCGCCCCGTGGTTGGGAGGTCCTGCGCCTGGTTCACGACGACCCGCACGCGCACTCCAGCGACGACCTGCTCGCGCTCGCCGACGCGGTCCGCGAGGCCGCGCAGCCGCGTCCGGTGGCCGTCAGCCGCGAGCCGTTCGAGATGCAGGAAGGCACCCGGAGGGGACACCTGCGCAGCCTGCGTCCGACCCACGACTAG
- a CDS encoding DUF808 family protein: MSAGLFGLLDDIAALARLAAASLDDVGAAAGRASVKAAGVVVDDTAVTPQYVSGVASNRELPIIKKIAIGSLRNKILFILPAALLLSQFAEGLLTPILMVGGTYLCFEGAEKVWERLHQTWGSGHHQTIEETAQNFEGDAAAEAEKTVISGAVRTDFILSAEIMVIALNEVSHEPFVSRALILVVVALGITALVYGVVALIVKMDDVGLHLAGKSSAAVQKLGRGLVTAMPRLLSVIATVGVAAMLWVGGHILLVGLDDLGVHGPYELVHHLQHEVEHAVSFGAAVLGWLTNTIGSAILGIAVGAVVVVIMHLLPLKKHGAGH, translated from the coding sequence GTGAGCGCTGGACTCTTCGGACTTCTCGACGACATCGCCGCCCTGGCTCGTCTGGCCGCGGCGTCGCTGGACGACGTCGGGGCCGCGGCCGGGCGGGCGAGCGTCAAGGCGGCCGGCGTGGTGGTCGACGACACCGCCGTCACCCCGCAGTACGTCTCCGGCGTCGCCTCCAACCGCGAGCTGCCGATCATCAAGAAGATCGCGATCGGCTCTCTGCGCAACAAGATCCTCTTCATCCTTCCCGCGGCCCTGCTGCTCAGCCAGTTCGCCGAGGGGCTGCTGACCCCGATCCTCATGGTCGGCGGCACCTACCTGTGCTTCGAGGGCGCCGAGAAGGTCTGGGAACGCCTGCACCAGACCTGGGGGTCCGGCCACCACCAGACGATCGAGGAGACGGCGCAGAACTTCGAGGGGGACGCCGCCGCGGAGGCCGAGAAGACCGTCATCTCGGGCGCCGTCCGCACCGACTTCATCCTCTCGGCCGAGATCATGGTGATCGCGCTCAACGAGGTCTCCCACGAACCGTTCGTCTCCCGCGCCCTGATCCTGGTCGTGGTCGCGCTCGGCATCACCGCGCTGGTCTACGGGGTGGTCGCCCTGATCGTGAAGATGGACGACGTCGGCCTGCACCTGGCCGGCAAGTCCTCGGCCGCCGTGCAGAAGCTCGGCCGCGGTCTGGTCACGGCGATGCCGCGGCTGCTCTCGGTGATCGCCACGGTCGGCGTCGCCGCGATGCTGTGGGTCGGCGGACACATCCTGCTGGTCGGCCTCGACGACCTCGGTGTCCACGGCCCCTACGAGCTCGTCCACCACCTGCAGCACGAGGTCGAGCACGCGGTGTCGTTCGGCGCGGCCGTCCTCGGTTGGCTGACGAACACGATCGGCTCGGCGATCCTCGGCATCGCCGTGGGTGCGGTCGTCGTGGTGATCATGCACCTGCTGCCGCTCAAGAAGCACGGCGCCGGGCACTAG
- a CDS encoding glycosyltransferase family 2 protein has translation MKVTALLVSHNGARWLPAVLAGLAASTRKIDAIVAVDTGSTDDSVALLERTIGAPALRLDPRTPYAESIRVALAHAAPAQPDEWIWLLHDDSNPSPECLATLLETAASVGPEVAVLGPKLREWPSLKRLLEVGVTLTGTGQRETGLERGEYDQGQHDEPHRVLAVNTAGMLVRREVLEQVGLDQFLPVFGTDIDFGWRVARAGYATRVVPDAVMFHVEASRQGRRDSELVEHPGRQIREGAQYTLLVNSPGWTIPFRSARMILGGLLRALGLLLVRAPGEAADEVAALLNIFSHPRRILRARRGRAEGATVTHQEIRSLLAPFWLPYRHGLDYVTDVGVAIAASLREQAERRRPPGVTEETPWFTRLLRAPALWALLLAVVAGRSFLDGAGPLHGGALLPVPEHVSHWWQLWGGWQHDLGTGSSAPGPAYLFPLALLGTALLGKAELVVVAVFVLAVPVAFLGALRFLRRICTGPWAPLWGAATFALMPVVSGAVSQGRLGTVVGAAVLPYLVTAALGLVVTVPSESGHTPEVRRWRSAWRTAVLAGLLIAFVPPALIVLALLLLFAVISGLLQPRSRELVVVLVVPVLLVLPWAIATLSVPGAWLVEAGRAAALPSSPTFLDLVLGRSAGVIEAPAWFGVGLPLAALLAFLRPDTRPRVLQAWAVVLASATVLAATSRVPVTLPGVPVDFRPWPGFLLILVQGGFIVAAAIAADGAVKLFSEASFTWRQPVAALTCAAALAAPVLATGWWLARVDEGPVQRSATTELPTYIKELALDTNEVGVLRITGGLQSGIEYQLLRSGPQRLGDDGVLALTEPDRRFRALVERLLSTARTDDADLLASYGVRYVYAPAPVAGVVSGGLDAAPGFLDASAPAPGSRTWAVQPDPSLKGVDSDRALTRPLWVAVSVLTLITALVLAAPDRRRR, from the coding sequence GTGAAGGTCACCGCGCTCCTCGTCAGCCACAACGGTGCTCGCTGGCTTCCAGCGGTGCTCGCCGGCCTGGCTGCGTCGACGCGCAAGATCGACGCGATCGTCGCCGTCGACACCGGTTCGACCGACGACTCGGTCGCCCTCCTGGAGCGCACGATCGGTGCCCCGGCCCTCCGCCTCGACCCGCGGACGCCGTACGCCGAGTCGATCCGGGTGGCGCTCGCGCACGCCGCGCCGGCCCAGCCCGACGAGTGGATCTGGCTGCTCCACGACGACTCGAACCCGTCGCCGGAGTGCCTCGCCACCCTGCTGGAGACGGCTGCGAGCGTCGGCCCCGAGGTCGCCGTCCTCGGCCCGAAGCTGCGGGAGTGGCCCTCGTTGAAGCGGCTGCTCGAGGTCGGCGTCACGTTGACCGGGACCGGGCAGCGCGAGACCGGCCTGGAGCGTGGCGAGTACGACCAGGGTCAGCACGACGAGCCGCACCGGGTGCTGGCGGTCAACACTGCCGGCATGCTGGTGCGCCGCGAGGTGCTCGAGCAGGTGGGACTCGACCAGTTCCTGCCCGTCTTCGGCACTGACATCGACTTCGGCTGGCGGGTGGCGCGCGCCGGCTACGCCACCCGGGTGGTCCCCGACGCGGTGATGTTCCACGTGGAGGCGTCCCGGCAGGGCCGCCGCGACTCCGAGCTCGTCGAGCACCCGGGCCGACAGATCCGCGAGGGCGCCCAGTACACGCTGCTGGTCAACAGCCCCGGCTGGACCATCCCGTTCCGCTCGGCCCGGATGATCCTCGGCGGTCTGCTGCGAGCCCTCGGTCTGCTGCTCGTCCGCGCGCCCGGGGAGGCCGCCGACGAGGTCGCCGCTCTGCTCAACATCTTCAGCCACCCGCGCCGGATCCTGCGGGCCCGTCGCGGGCGTGCCGAGGGCGCGACGGTGACCCACCAGGAGATCCGTTCGCTGCTGGCACCGTTCTGGCTGCCCTACCGGCACGGCCTGGACTACGTCACCGACGTGGGCGTCGCGATCGCCGCCAGCCTGCGCGAGCAGGCCGAACGGCGCCGTCCGCCCGGCGTCACCGAGGAGACGCCCTGGTTCACCCGGCTGCTGCGCGCCCCCGCGCTGTGGGCCCTGCTGCTCGCCGTGGTCGCGGGTCGGTCGTTCCTCGACGGCGCCGGCCCGCTGCACGGTGGCGCGCTGCTCCCGGTCCCCGAGCACGTCTCGCACTGGTGGCAGCTGTGGGGCGGGTGGCAGCACGACCTCGGCACCGGGTCCAGCGCGCCGGGGCCGGCGTACCTGTTCCCGCTCGCGCTGCTCGGAACGGCGCTGCTCGGCAAGGCCGAGCTCGTCGTCGTGGCGGTCTTCGTGCTCGCCGTGCCGGTCGCCTTCCTCGGCGCCCTGCGGTTCCTCCGCCGGATCTGCACCGGCCCGTGGGCGCCCCTGTGGGGTGCGGCCACCTTCGCGCTGATGCCGGTGGTCTCCGGTGCCGTCAGCCAAGGGCGGCTCGGCACCGTCGTCGGTGCGGCCGTGCTGCCCTACCTGGTCACCGCCGCCCTGGGCCTGGTCGTCACGGTCCCGTCCGAGAGCGGACACACCCCGGAGGTGCGCCGCTGGCGCTCGGCCTGGCGCACGGCCGTCCTGGCCGGGCTGCTGATCGCCTTCGTCCCGCCTGCCCTGATCGTCCTGGCCCTGCTCCTGCTGTTCGCGGTGATCAGCGGACTGCTCCAGCCCCGGTCCCGGGAGCTGGTCGTCGTGCTGGTCGTCCCGGTCCTCCTGGTGCTGCCGTGGGCGATCGCGACCTTGAGCGTCCCCGGGGCCTGGCTGGTCGAGGCCGGCCGGGCCGCGGCGCTCCCGTCGTCCCCGACCTTCCTCGACCTCGTCCTGGGACGCAGCGCCGGCGTCATCGAGGCGCCGGCCTGGTTCGGGGTCGGGCTCCCGCTCGCCGCGCTGCTCGCGTTCCTGCGGCCGGACACCCGCCCGCGGGTGCTGCAGGCGTGGGCGGTCGTGCTGGCCAGCGCGACCGTGCTCGCGGCCACCTCCCGCGTCCCGGTCACCCTGCCCGGCGTCCCGGTCGACTTCCGGCCGTGGCCCGGCTTCCTGCTGATCCTGGTCCAGGGTGGCTTCATCGTCGCGGCCGCGATCGCCGCCGACGGTGCGGTCAAGCTGTTCTCCGAGGCCAGCTTCACCTGGCGGCAGCCGGTCGCGGCGCTGACCTGCGCGGCGGCACTGGCGGCGCCCGTGCTCGCCACGGGTTGGTGGCTGGCACGGGTCGACGAGGGTCCGGTGCAGCGGTCGGCGACCACCGAGCTCCCGACGTACATCAAGGAGCTGGCCCTGGACACGAACGAGGTCGGGGTCCTGCGGATCACCGGTGGACTGCAGTCCGGCATCGAGTACCAGCTGCTGCGGTCGGGGCCGCAGCGTCTCGGCGACGACGGCGTCCTCGCCCTGACCGAGCCGGACCGCCGCTTCCGCGCCCTCGTCGAGAGGTTGCTCTCGACCGCGCGCACCGACGACGCCGACCTGCTCGCGTCGTACGGCGTGCGCTACGTCTACGCACCGGCCCCGGTCGCCGGTGTGGTGAGCGGAGGGCTCGACGCAGCACCGGGCTTCCTCGACGCCAGCGCGCCGGCGCCCGGGTCGCGCACCTGGGCCGTGCAGCCCGACCCGAGCCTGAAGGGTGTCGACAGCGACCGTGCCCTGACCCGCCCGCTCTGGGTCGCGGTCAGCGTGCTCACCCTGATCACCGCGCTGGTGCTCGCGGCTCCCGACCGGCGGCGCCGATGA
- a CDS encoding SIS domain-containing protein has translation MFDDGLLDDTDALRLAEPDLRHLAEAGARVRREAVSAAEPLLSAVSRLADTPPRAVVAAGPDSRLLRAVLEPTCPVPFVAWPGAGLPGWAGALDLVVVLAPDGTDPGTAAGVAEAVRRGCQLVVATPEDSLVGRHVPGRYSTLLPTVTGDQLATATVMLDLLDRIHLGPDTDPEVVAKALDDVAVACGPHRDLATNPAKILASGIAETSPVIWGGTVLAARAGRRVAESIRRATGRAALAADAEHLLPVLGAAAPVDVFADPFADEVADLRPSLVVLDDGSEDPMVTETRDRLRAQADANGVRIERVTTEADGEVARYASLLATGTFAARYLELGLSGP, from the coding sequence GTGTTCGACGACGGACTGCTCGACGACACCGACGCGCTGAGGCTCGCCGAGCCCGACCTGCGCCACCTGGCCGAGGCCGGCGCCCGGGTACGCCGGGAAGCGGTCTCCGCTGCCGAACCGCTGCTCTCCGCGGTGTCCCGGCTCGCCGACACCCCGCCGCGCGCGGTGGTCGCCGCCGGTCCGGACTCCCGGTTGCTGCGCGCGGTCCTCGAGCCGACCTGCCCGGTCCCGTTCGTGGCCTGGCCCGGAGCCGGACTGCCCGGGTGGGCCGGTGCCCTGGACCTGGTCGTCGTGCTCGCTCCCGACGGCACCGACCCCGGGACGGCGGCCGGTGTCGCGGAGGCCGTCCGCCGCGGTTGCCAGCTGGTGGTGGCCACCCCCGAGGACTCCCTGGTGGGCCGGCACGTGCCGGGGCGCTACTCCACGCTGCTGCCGACGGTCACCGGCGACCAGCTCGCCACGGCGACCGTCATGCTGGACCTCCTCGACCGCATCCACCTCGGTCCGGACACCGACCCCGAGGTGGTGGCCAAGGCGCTCGACGACGTGGCCGTTGCCTGCGGACCGCACCGGGACCTGGCCACCAACCCGGCCAAGATCCTGGCCAGCGGCATCGCCGAGACCAGCCCGGTCATCTGGGGCGGGACCGTGCTCGCGGCGCGTGCCGGACGCCGGGTGGCCGAGTCGATCCGCCGCGCCACCGGGCGGGCCGCCCTGGCCGCCGACGCCGAGCACCTGCTGCCGGTCCTCGGGGCGGCGGCGCCGGTCGACGTCTTCGCCGACCCCTTCGCCGACGAGGTCGCCGACCTGCGACCGTCGCTGGTGGTTCTCGACGACGGTTCGGAGGACCCGATGGTGACCGAGACCCGGGACCGGCTGCGCGCCCAGGCCGATGCCAACGGAGTCCGCATCGAGCGGGTGACCACCGAGGCGGACGGCGAGGTCGCGCGGTACGCCTCCCTGCTCGCGACGGGGACCTTCGCCGCCCGCTACCTGGAGTTGGGGCTGTCCGGGCCCTGA
- the cofD gene encoding 2-phospho-L-lactate transferase: MTNDVPNRITVLSGGVGGARFIQGVLRLIERTGSPTEVTVIANTGDDIWVHGLKVCPDLDTVMYTLGNGIDPERGWGRTDETWHAKEELAAYGVEPTWFGLGDRDLATHLVRTQMLDAGFGLTQVTEALCKRWQPGVRLLPMSDDRIETHVVIDDPDTDERRAVHFQEYWIRHQANVPAYAVVPIGAEESRPGPDVLAAITDTDLLILPPSNPVVSVGTILAVPGIRDAVRSTSAPVVGVSGIVGADHVRGMARQLLGIIGVEVSAAGVAEHYGARAAEGLLDGWLVDTVDAGLVERIEDAGIRARAVPLMMTDHDATADMVAEVIALAGL; this comes from the coding sequence ATGACGAACGACGTTCCGAACCGGATCACGGTCCTCTCCGGAGGCGTCGGAGGCGCCCGCTTCATCCAGGGCGTGCTCCGGCTGATCGAGAGAACGGGTTCCCCCACCGAGGTCACGGTGATCGCCAACACCGGGGACGACATCTGGGTCCACGGCCTCAAGGTGTGCCCCGACCTCGACACCGTGATGTACACGCTCGGCAACGGCATCGACCCCGAGCGCGGGTGGGGACGCACCGACGAGACCTGGCACGCGAAGGAGGAGCTGGCGGCGTACGGCGTGGAGCCGACGTGGTTCGGCCTCGGCGACCGCGACCTCGCCACCCACCTGGTGCGCACCCAGATGCTCGACGCCGGGTTCGGCCTGACCCAGGTCACCGAGGCGCTCTGCAAGCGCTGGCAGCCCGGGGTCCGGCTGCTCCCCATGTCCGACGACCGGATCGAGACGCACGTCGTCATCGACGACCCCGACACAGACGAGCGCCGCGCCGTGCACTTCCAGGAGTACTGGATCAGGCACCAGGCGAACGTCCCGGCGTACGCCGTGGTGCCGATCGGCGCCGAGGAGTCCCGGCCCGGACCCGATGTGCTCGCCGCCATCACCGACACGGACCTGCTCATCCTGCCGCCCTCCAACCCGGTCGTCTCGGTCGGCACCATCCTGGCGGTACCCGGCATCCGCGACGCCGTGCGCAGCACCTCGGCGCCGGTCGTCGGCGTCTCGGGCATCGTCGGCGCCGACCACGTCCGCGGGATGGCTCGACAGCTGCTCGGCATCATCGGCGTCGAGGTGTCCGCCGCGGGCGTCGCCGAGCACTACGGGGCACGCGCCGCCGAAGGCCTGCTGGACGGCTGGCTCGTCGACACCGTCGACGCCGGCCTGGTCGAGCGGATCGAGGACGCGGGCATCCGGGCCCGGGCCGTCCCGTTGATGATGACCGACCACGACGCCACCGCCGACATGGTCGCCGAGGTCATCGCCCTGGCCGGGCTGTGA
- a CDS encoding DUF5719 family protein, which translates to MTTPSPAPAPAGGSRRAATRTNPGRIVMFWLVVVGLTVGMLTLAGTTPRGIGRPVEDPSRVQLDRRTFSCAGGIEGASTRSGSVKEGLAAAKTVPVDPRQPVTFVAGRDVATGAFAGQQASTATSLAWLPCPEPRARWWFVGAGGAAVTHDTVLTLSNPRAGEASVDIEVFGPDGPVEAPDFSDVQVPAGGHKVIDLAKTAPAVGELAVKIIARRGLVAVSAVDRFSPGAVGDTATEWLPAQSSPGRSTTIAGIPPERGASTLVVVNPGPVEAIVKVSVIGATGTFTPEALSEFIVGPESVQTLPMASVIDGTPLALRITSAQRVTATLRSVKAGDTSYATGVRLIRGSTAFAVPDGKGQLVLSSLRQGSTVQVTAHGSGGETLLDDAVKVAARTSVPVALPAGTRYVSLEADRVDAVAGFSVLGKAGVTGAGVMPSRRSVLLPQVSLGW; encoded by the coding sequence ATGACGACCCCGAGCCCCGCCCCCGCCCCCGCCGGCGGCAGCCGCCGCGCCGCGACCCGCACGAACCCCGGCCGGATCGTGATGTTCTGGCTCGTCGTCGTCGGGCTGACCGTGGGCATGCTGACCCTGGCCGGGACGACGCCGCGCGGGATCGGCCGACCGGTCGAGGACCCGTCGCGGGTCCAGCTGGATCGACGCACCTTCAGCTGCGCCGGGGGCATCGAGGGCGCGAGCACCCGGTCGGGCAGCGTCAAGGAGGGCCTCGCCGCCGCGAAGACGGTGCCGGTCGATCCGCGCCAGCCGGTCACCTTCGTCGCCGGGCGGGACGTCGCCACCGGTGCCTTCGCCGGGCAGCAGGCGAGCACGGCGACATCGCTGGCCTGGCTACCCTGTCCCGAGCCCCGGGCCCGGTGGTGGTTCGTCGGGGCGGGCGGCGCGGCGGTCACCCACGACACCGTGCTGACGTTGAGCAACCCGCGCGCCGGTGAGGCCAGCGTCGACATCGAGGTCTTCGGCCCCGACGGCCCGGTCGAGGCGCCGGACTTCTCCGACGTGCAGGTCCCCGCCGGTGGGCACAAGGTCATCGACCTCGCGAAGACCGCTCCGGCGGTCGGCGAGCTCGCCGTCAAGATCATCGCGCGCCGCGGGCTGGTCGCGGTCTCCGCCGTGGACCGGTTCTCGCCGGGCGCGGTGGGCGACACCGCCACCGAGTGGCTGCCCGCCCAGTCCTCGCCGGGACGGTCGACCACGATCGCCGGCATTCCGCCCGAGCGCGGCGCCTCCACCCTGGTGGTGGTCAACCCCGGTCCGGTCGAGGCGATCGTCAAGGTGTCGGTGATCGGCGCGACGGGCACGTTCACCCCCGAGGCGCTCAGCGAGTTCATCGTCGGACCGGAGTCGGTCCAGACGCTGCCGATGGCCTCGGTCATCGACGGCACGCCGCTCGCGCTGCGGATCACCTCCGCGCAGCGGGTGACCGCGACCCTCCGATCGGTCAAGGCCGGGGACACCTCCTACGCGACCGGCGTCCGGCTGATCCGGGGCAGCACGGCGTTCGCCGTCCCGGACGGGAAGGGGCAGCTGGTGCTCTCGTCGCTGCGCCAGGGCTCGACGGTCCAGGTGACGGCGCACGGCAGCGGCGGCGAGACCCTGCTCGACGACGCCGTGAAGGTGGCAGCGCGCACCAGCGTCCCGGTGGCGCTGCCGGCCGGCACCCGCTACGTGAGCCTGGAGGCCGACCGGGTCGACGCGGTCGCCGGGTTCTCGGTCCTCGGCAAGGCAGGCGTGACCGGTGCCGGCGTGATGCCGTCACGCAGGTCCGTGCTGCTTCCGCAGGTCAGCCTCGGCTGGTAG
- a CDS encoding phosphomannomutase/phosphoglucomutase, which yields MSTDLNAFFKAYDVRGTVPDQINADLVRRVGNAFVAEIGTDPIVVGYDMRPSSPELARAFAEGANEAGADVTLIGLCSTDGLYFASGHLGRAGAMFTASHNPAQYNGIKMCRVNAAPIGMQTGLAEIRDRVASEETLTAETPGRTDETDLLADYASYLLQLAPVTGRRLKVAVDAGNGMGGLTTPAVLGQIDAEVVPLYFQLDGTFPNHEANPIEPENLVDLQAAVREHGADIGLAFDGDADRCFLVDEKGDLVSPSVLTALIAARELAKEPGAPIIHNLITSRAVPEIVTELGGRPVRTRVGHSFIKATMAEENAIFGGEHSGHFYFRDFWRADSGMLAALHALAALAETDAPLSEVLAPYSRHVASGEINSEVADQQAVVDAIEADWSTRPGVTTDHLDGLSVVHDDWWFNVRASNTEPLLRLNAEGKDAGTMERIRDEVLAAIRS from the coding sequence ATGTCGACCGACCTGAACGCTTTCTTCAAGGCCTACGACGTCCGCGGCACCGTCCCGGACCAGATCAACGCCGACCTCGTCCGCAGGGTGGGCAACGCGTTCGTCGCCGAGATCGGCACCGACCCGATCGTGGTGGGTTACGACATGCGGCCTTCGTCCCCGGAGCTCGCACGGGCGTTCGCCGAGGGCGCCAACGAGGCCGGAGCCGACGTCACGCTGATCGGGCTCTGCTCGACCGACGGTCTCTACTTCGCCTCGGGGCACCTCGGCCGCGCCGGTGCGATGTTCACCGCCAGCCACAACCCGGCGCAGTACAACGGGATCAAGATGTGCCGGGTCAACGCGGCCCCGATCGGGATGCAGACCGGGCTCGCCGAGATCCGCGACCGGGTCGCCTCGGAGGAGACGCTGACGGCCGAGACCCCGGGCCGCACCGACGAGACCGACCTGCTGGCGGACTACGCGAGCTACCTGCTGCAGCTCGCGCCCGTGACCGGTCGCCGGCTCAAGGTCGCCGTCGACGCGGGCAACGGCATGGGCGGACTGACCACGCCGGCCGTGCTCGGCCAGATCGACGCCGAGGTGGTGCCGCTCTACTTCCAGCTCGACGGCACGTTCCCGAACCACGAGGCCAACCCGATCGAGCCGGAGAACCTGGTCGACCTGCAGGCGGCCGTACGCGAGCACGGTGCCGACATCGGTCTGGCCTTCGACGGCGACGCCGACCGCTGCTTCCTGGTCGACGAGAAGGGCGACCTGGTCAGCCCGAGCGTGCTCACCGCGCTCATCGCCGCACGCGAGCTGGCCAAGGAGCCGGGAGCACCGATCATCCACAACCTGATCACCTCCCGCGCCGTCCCCGAGATCGTCACCGAGCTCGGCGGCCGGCCGGTCCGCACCCGCGTGGGTCACTCGTTCATCAAGGCCACGATGGCCGAGGAGAACGCCATCTTCGGCGGCGAGCACTCGGGCCACTTCTACTTCCGCGACTTCTGGCGCGCCGACTCCGGCATGCTCGCCGCGTTGCACGCCCTGGCCGCGCTGGCCGAGACCGACGCCCCGCTGTCGGAGGTGCTGGCGCCGTACAGCCGGCACGTCGCGAGCGGTGAGATCAACTCCGAGGTCGCCGACCAGCAGGCAGTGGTCGACGCGATCGAGGCCGACTGGAGCACCCGCCCCGGAGTTACCACCGACCACCTCGACGGCCTCTCCGTCGTGCACGACGACTGGTGGTTCAATGTCCGGGCGTCCAACACCGAGCCCCTGCTGCGGCTCAACGCGGAGGGCAAGGACGCCGGGACGATGGAGCGGATCCGCGACGAGGTCCTCGCCGCGATCCGTTCCTGA
- a CDS encoding WhiB family transcriptional regulator gives MRELYLLEGDADESGWQERALCAQTDPEAFFPEKGGSTREAKRVCLTCDVRGDCLEYALGNDERFGIWGGLSERERRKLKKRAV, from the coding sequence GTGCGCGAGCTGTATCTGCTCGAGGGGGACGCTGACGAGAGCGGTTGGCAGGAGCGTGCCCTGTGCGCTCAGACCGACCCGGAGGCGTTCTTCCCGGAAAAGGGTGGTTCCACCCGCGAAGCCAAGCGTGTTTGCCTGACCTGCGACGTCCGCGGGGACTGCCTGGAGTACGCACTCGGCAACGACGAGCGCTTCGGCATCTGGGGCGGGCTCAGCGAGCGGGAGCGGCGCAAGCTCAAGAAGCGCGCAGTCTGA